ATCTACtgcagcaatttgggaggctaaggtgaaaggatcatttgagcccaggagtttgaaaccagctgggcaacatagtgagaccttatctctacaaaaagtaaaaaaaaaattagctgggcatgggggtgcttGGCCTAGgtgttcaagattagcctgggcaacatagtgggactctgtctttacaaaatatttttaaaaattagttggatgtggcagtgtgtgcctgtaatcctggctacttgggaagctgtggtgggaggatcacctgagcccagagaagtaggggctgcagtgagccatcttcacaccactgcactccagcctggacgatgaagtgagattctgcctcaaaaaaaggacaaaatgaaaTATCAGCAATGAAAAGTCCTGCTAAAGAGAAGTTTTgttaattcataattttaatgtttatctgGTCATTTTATCCAAAAGGCAAAAATCTTTAGCCTCCCTTATCTTTGGGATATCCTTCTCTCTTAAATGTTGCTTTCTCACAAATCCCAGTTTACTTGAATAAGAATGTAATGTTATGCCAAAAGTTAAGGAGGCATATGGTGGGACAAATCCTACTGGGTGGatgctttcttcattctttccacAAATGGAATCTTCTGAAAATAGACATCAGTGGCAGTTTaaatagagaaatggaaaaagggaAGCCAAAAATCTGAGAAGTGTGTGAAGGAGGAGTTTCTGTGAAgatttcccatgctgttctctgtatgcatttttcctttttcctcatgCCCTAATGTGTATCCACACATACTATCCCTCTAGATGCTGCTCAGAATTTCTAAACCTGGTATAATTGGAGGCTTGGCTGCAGACCTAAAAGTAAGGGGCCTAAAAGTTGGGCACATCTTTACAgttgtatttcatttgtttaaggCAGAAAGAATAAACTTTCATTCCAAAGCAGTTAGCTTGCTTAGcagcattaatttaaaatgaagaaatgtaaatCCTAATCTCTGGCACTGAAGCAGAAAATTagttttggttttgaaatttgGTGAAGAATAAGTTCAATTTTTATGGGCTGTTTTGCATCTTGGTGAGATCTAATGAGGTCTGTACTTTTGACTCTACCTAATAGGCTGACATCTTTCCTCCTTTAATTTTATCTGAGACTTGGTGTCAATGATTTTTTTGATTTCTTAATTCAAAAAGGTAAACTAGCCAGGGGGCATTTACTACTTACATTGCCTTATATCACAGTGTGCCCTTTCTAGTTCCCTGGAAGAGATAAGGAATGGGTTTGTGTGTTCAGGGAGGTAACTGGTTTTTAGTGGAACACTGGAGTTATCAATCCCACTCTTAATGTTAAAAAGAGAATACCAGAGCtacccctctccccaccattttaatcagcaatttttaaatttttttttttttttttttttgagacggagtcttgctctgtcaccaaggctggagtgcagtggccagatctcagctcactgcaagctcctcctctcgggttcacgccattctcctgcctcagcctcccgagtagctgggactacaggcacccgtcacttcgcccggctagttttttgtattttttagtagagacggggtttcaccgtgttagccaggatggtctcgatctcctgacctcgtgatccacccgtctcggcctcccaaagtgctgggattacaggcttgagccaccgcgcccgtagAAATATGCAGGCTGATGCCAAGCGAGGTGGTGCGGGGCtcgcgccagtaatcccaacactttaggaggccgaggccggcggatcacttgaggtcaggagttggacaccagcttgagcaacatggtgaaaccccgtctataataaaaatacaaaaattagccaagcgtggtagtgcgcgcctatagtcctagctacttgggaggctgaggcaagagaatcgcttgaacctgggagggggacgttgcagggagccgagatcgcgccactgcactccaacctgggtgacagagcgagaccctgtctccaaaaaaaaaaaaaaaaaaaaaagttaaaaaaaatgcagtgagtgcattggctcatgtctgtaatcctagcactttaggaggctgagctgagatggaaggatcgcttgagcacaggagtttgagaccagactggacaacaaagCAATACTCCCATctcggaaggaaggaaggaaggaaggaaggaaggaaggaaggaaggaaggaaggaaggcaggcaggcaggcaggcaggcaagaaagagggagggagggagggagggaaaaaaattcGAAACATACACAAAAGTTGAGAGAATTGTGTAATTGACCCCAATGCAccatcacccagcttcaataATTATCGATACTTTTAGGCAGGTTTCTACCAGAAAATATGTCCTGGAAACTTTAATTCTTGATCTGTGTTCAGGTTTTGCCTTCCAAATTTTTCATTATTGGGGCTTTGAACATATTGCAATTGTATTAAGAGAAGGATTTGAATGAGGAATTTAGTGCTTAAGAGTCAATAGTCAGTGAGTCTCCTTTTGGCTTGCCTCCTTCTTAGGGAAAGGAACTGGCTGTAGGATGTTAGGCAGAATTTGGGTGTATCAGTTGTGGCTCGGAGATGTTTCTCACAGAACTGATCACTGTCCCAATATCCATGCAGAAGACCAAATTAAAAGcgaggagaaatacctaatgtaagtgacgagttaatgggtgcagcacaccaacatggcacacgtatacatatataacaaacctgcacgttgtgcacatgtaccctagaacttaaagtataataagaaaaaaaaaagcgaggCTGGAGAAAGGATGGATATCTAGCCTATTCTTATCCCGCCtcatggtgttttctaaatatttacagaaagaaaGTGTACAGAGTAGTTTCCTGGTCAAACTCTGATGAGTATCTTAGTActtttccctccccttcttcTCACGTCCTCTTTGGGGACGGGTCGTCAAGTCTTTGAGTTTCTAGTTATTGGTATTGACTGGTTTATAACCTCCTCTTTCACCCAGATCGTCAAGGGCCGTTtgcaaagcactcccaaatagaGCCTCTTGGAGAAGGAGAAACTGCTATCACGCAAAACAGCCTTGAGCTCGCTGACTCCGCTGCCTCGAAAAACCAGAGTCCGGAGGCAGTTTGATGCAGACACTATTCCCCAACCTTCTTCCCCTCCTTGTCGTCTCTATTGCACTCTTGGCGGCTCCTGGGATACAAGAGGGTGCAGGACAGACTTCAACCCGCAGCAGGACCCAGCGCGGAAAGCTCCGCAGCAGGATCCAACGCAGAAAGCCCCGCAGCACTTGTTTTGGGGGGCTCCTGTTTCCTTAAGCCTAgaaggtgtggtagctcacgttCACGGTCCCGCCTCTCGCCCGGCAGCTCCACGCGGAGTCCCGCCCTCTCCGCGGGAGAGGTGCGCAGGGATGAGAGCGTCCAGCTCCGACGCGCGGCTCCCAAAGGGTGGCAGGAGGAGCCCAGCGGGGCTCAGCCTCAGTTACCAGCAGTCTGCAGGCAGAAGTTGTGGAGGTTAAGATCCAGGCAGCCTCAGGGCGTTGTCCTAGAAAACACCGTTTAAGCAGAGACGAGTTAGTGTCTCGGGGCGTCTCCCAGGCTCCGCCCTGCGCCCGCGGCCAGCGCTGTGGGCGAGACCCCAGCCGGCTGCTACTGGAGACGTGGGCACCTCTCGCGCCTGGGCGGGCAGCCTCGTCTCTGCACCCCTAGGCGGCGCTGCGCTCCTCAACACTCGGCCGGTTCCGCTTTCCCAGACGGCTACCCAGCCTCCAGCCTAGCAAGCCCTGCTCCCAGCTGGCCAGCCCCGGCAATGCCGGCGTTCGGGAACGGCAACGTCGGCGGTCGCTGAGTATCTAGCCCGCAGCAGTGACGGCCGGCAGGAGCGTGCTCTTCCCCGCGGCTCGTGCTCTCCAGGAGTCCGGAGCATGGTCCTGGGTCACCGTTGGTATAGCGTGTTGGTGGAACGTGGACGCCCAGAGGGAGGATGGTGGGCTGGGGGGTGGCAGTTCTATGTTTGTGGGTTTCCTGCGGCGCTGCCGCGGGACAGCTCGAGTACTCAGTGCCGGAGGAGACGGAGCGGGGCGTAGCTGTAGGCAATGTCGCCGCGGACTTGAGGCTGCCAGCGGCCGCTCTGTCCTCGCGGAACTTTCGCTTCCTTTCCAGCCACCGCGAGCTCTACTTCAGGGTGGACCTAGCCAGCGGCAACTTGGTGGTCAGAGAACCGGCGGACCGCGAGCGGCTGTGCAGGGGCAAAGCTGCCTGCGTCTTGACCTACGACGTGGTGCTCGAGGACCCGCTGGAGCTGCACAAGATTCGGGTTCACGTCCTGGACACCAATGACAACTCACCTCTCTTTCCTGCCGGCGACGTGCAGCTGCACATCCCCGAGTTCCTGACGCCCGGAGCCCGCTTTACTCTCCCGAATGCCCAAGATGACGACGAGGGAAGCAATGGGATACTAAGCTACAGCCTAAGCCCCAGTCAGCACTTTCGCCTCGACATGGGATCGCGGGTTGACGGCAGCGAATACCCGGAGTTGGTGTTGGAGAAAGCACTGGATCGCGAACAGCGCGCCACCCACCTGCTGGTGCTTACAGCTCGGGACGGCGGGCTACCTGCCCGCTCAGGAGACGCACAAGTCACCATCATAGTGGTGGACACAAATGACAACGCGCCTGTATTTGAGCGCTCCGTATACCGCACCAAGGTTCCAGAGACTGCACCCAATGGGACTGTGTTATTCCAAGTTCAAGCCTTGGATCCAGATGAAGGGTCCAATGGGGAAGTCCGATACTCCCTAAGCAATAGCACGCAAGCAGAGTTGCGACACCGCTTTCATGTGCACCCTAAAAGTGGAGAGGTGCAAGTAGCTGCTTCACTAGGTCCGCCGGAAACGCTCTTGGAGGCATACATTGAGGCGAGGGACGAAGGTGTCTTTGGTTTAGCTAGCACCGCTAAACTGCTGGTGGAGGTGACTGACGTGAACGATCATGCCCCCGAACTAGACTTCATGACTCTTTGGAACCCAGTACCGGAGGACGCTGCTCCTGGCACAGTGATTGCTCTCCTTAATGTAAAGGATGAAGACCTCGGTTCTAATGGTAGGGTCATTTGTGGCATGTCTAGTGGAGGCCCTTTTCAGCTGACGGCTTCCTTTGACAACTACTACAGCCTGCTGATTGATGGGCCCCTGGACCGGGAACAGATCAGTGAATACCAAGTCCTGATCACAGCCTCAGATAGTGGCTCACCCCCACTTAGCACCCGAAGGACAATCACTGTGTCAGTTGCTGATGTGAATGACAATACACCAAGCTTTCCTCAACCGCAGCAGGAACTTTTCGTTGCTGAAAACAATGGCCCTGGGGCCTCTCTAGGCCAAGTGTTTGCCCAGGACCCTGACCTGGGGAAGAATGGCCTTGTCTCTTATGAGCTGTTGGATGTTATCTCTGAAGGGCCACCAGCCTCTAGCTTGGTGGCAGTGGAATCATCCAGTGGGGCTATCACTGCCAAAACTTCCTTTGACTTTGAGCAGCTCAGGGGGTTTCACTTCCAAGTAGAAGGCCGGGACAGTGGCATTCCTCCCAGAAGTGCAACAGTGACTATAAACTTGTTTGTGGTTGATAGGAATGATAATTATCCAGTTATCTTGTTTCCCTTGCCCAGAAATGGTTCTGTCCCTGTGGAAATTGTGCCCCGCTCTGCCAGGACTGGACACTTGGTCACAAAAGTAGTAGCAGAGGATGCAGACAGTGGTTCTAATGCCTGGCTTTCCTACCACATCTCCCGGGCGTCTGACTCTAGTCTTTTTAGAATTTCAGCCAATATAGGTGAACTCCGTACTGCTCGTTTAGTTCTTCCCACTGATGCAGTTAAGCAGAGCGTGGTGGTAGTGGTTCGGGACCATGGAGACCCACCACTTTCCTCCTCTGTCACTCTGGGTGTGCTGTTGAGTAACTCTGTTCCTCAGTTACTTCCAGACTTTGAAGATGTCTGGGAACCAGGAGGGCAGCTTTCTGCCCAGAACTTGTATTTAGTAATTGCCTTGgcttgtatttcctttttatttctggggTGCTTACTTTTCTTCGTGTGTACCAAGTTGCACCAGAGCCCAGGTTGTTGCTCTCAGAGCTGCTGTTGCTCTACAGAGGATCTGAGGTATGGAAGGAAGACGGTTTCAAATCCTTACATGACATCAGCCACCGTAGATGTCACTACAGTTGAGAGACTTTCTCAGACTTATCTGTATCGGGCCTCTCTGGGACTTGGTTCTGATAATAACAGTTTGCTGTTGCGTGGGGAGTACAATGCTGCTGACCTGCGAAATCTTGCCACTGGGGTAGGACTGAATTTGCCAATATCCTGTATTCAGATTCGGAATAGGAAAGGGGATCACACTAATGTCAATGCCATGGTAAGCAAATTTTATGGAATTTGATTCCTTTGACCAGGAGATGGCTGCTAGCTGTGTTCTGAAATATTTGTTAGACAAGCCTTTCACAACATTTCATCAATTGAATTAAACACTCCTTCTTAGCACTTCCTGTGCCAAGAAATCTGAAAGTATAGAAGTATTAGAAGATTGCCCTAGGCCTCAAGGGACTTAtagtttatttttgagaaacaagggtaaaaattaaaacctatttAAGAACAATAAAAGTAATATGGCATGAaggtctaaaattaaaaataaagtaccaaaatattttataagcaacAGATATGTAAGGCACTCTAATATTTAAACTgaagaatgaaaaatatgtaaGAGTCTACTTAATATGAATATAATATGAAAGGTGAGACATTTACTTAAACTATTGCAATGCATTATTAAAAGATGACAATAACCacaaaagatgtaaaaataaattataatgggggttaaaagaagggagaaagggaacatAAGAGAACATCTGAGTGGGGAGGAAGAAGTCAGAGAAGGCTTTGTGATAGAGATCACAGATTTAGTTGGATCTTTAATATGATACACCATTTAATAAAAAACAGTGTATTCTCTAGCCTATACTTTTCATGAATACCATTTTGGTGAAGGTGTCTTCTTTGGGAATGCACCCTAAAACATAGCTAATAGCTCCATAGCAGTGTTTTGTAAGTACACAGAAATTGTAAGCCTGTCTCATAACATCTATTTATACTGATAGGAGATCATATTGTTGGATATAGAACTTGACAaccttttgttttgtgtttctattGATAATATTTTACAAAGAGGAAAGATGAGTAATTTTTATGTCAGAAATATTTATGTGTTCAAAGGTGCACTTACCATCCAAAGTCCATTCAActtgaatttaatttcttttattttagaggacaaatacatttaacaaataagtaaatatcatATTTGAGAGTAATGTATCTAATAAAAGTTAAGTGATTCAAATACTTCAATTTATCTGTTAGTGGCCCTTGgcatttcaaaacttttttttttttttgagacaagggtctcactatgctgcctaggctggtctcaaactcctagcctcaagtgatcctcccacctaagcctctcaaagtgctggggttataggcatgagccactgcagctggccctcAAACTTCTTGAGTGCTGTTAGGATAACATTTTGAAGCAATTCTACATTATTACCTTTTGACTTCTCATAGAAATCCTAGATGCAAAAGAAGGAGGTGTGTAGAAATTAAGGGAGGAAAATGAAGCATTCCTTGTTTTACTACTCTAGGCAATAGGGGGAAAAGTGGCTTGTAAGTTATTTTTCCTCAAGTAATGATGGcagctgcaaataaaataaatttacatatgttaaaattttcCATACTTAATATTTCCACGATATAATAgaatccagcatataaaatatGCTTAGTAAATGCTGACTGACTGAATAAATATGTGCGTATATGAATTGGATGGTAACACTGTTCAACACAGAGGGAAAAACTTTAACTTACTTTTCTACTTTAGATGTGTATATGTGGTTAATAGTTTAAAGGTCACTTTCAAATGTACTGTTTcaatgattattttcttcctcatgaTATACACTAATAACATAACAGAGGAATTTTCCGGTTCTAGAGCTAGCATGAAAAACTTCAATGCCGTGTCTAGGACTAAGTATGAGTCCAGTTCTATAGATGACAAAGGAATTAATAGGT
This sequence is a window from Papio anubis isolate 15944 chromosome 5, Panubis1.0, whole genome shotgun sequence. Protein-coding genes within it:
- the LOC103885453 gene encoding protocadherin alpha-C1 isoform X3 yields the protein MVGWGVAVLCLWVSCGAAAGQLEYSVPEETERGVAVGNVAADLRLPAAALSSRNFRFLSSHRELYFRVDLASGNLVVREPADRERLCRGKAACVLTYDVVLEDPLELHKIRVHVLDTNDNSPLFPAGDVQLHIPEFLTPGARFTLPNAQDDDEGSNGILSYSLSPSQHFRLDMGSRVDGSEYPELVLEKALDREQRATHLLVLTARDGGLPARSGDAQVTIIVVDTNDNAPVFERSVYRTKVPETAPNGTVLFQVQALDPDEGSNGEVRYSLSNSTQAELRHRFHVHPKSGEVQVAASLGPPETLLEAYIEARDEGVFGLASTAKLLVEVTDVNDHAPELDFMTLWNPVPEDAAPGTVIALLNVKDEDLGSNGRVICGMSSGGPFQLTASFDNYYSLLIDGPLDREQISEYQVLITASDSGSPPLSTRRTITVSVADVNDNTPSFPQPQQELFVAENNGPGASLGQVFAQDPDLGKNGLVSYELLDVISEGPPASSLVAVESSSGAITAKTSFDFEQLRGFHFQVEGRDSGIPPRSATVTINLFVVDRNDNYPVILFPLPRNGSVPVEIVPRSARTGHLVTKVVAEDADSGSNAWLSYHISRASDSSLFRISANIGELRTARLVLPTDAVKQSVVVVVRDHGDPPLSSSVTLGVLLSNSVPQLLPDFEDVWEPGGQLSAQNLYLVIALACISFLFLGCLLFFVCTKLHQSPGCCSQSCCCSTEDLRYGRKTVSNPYMTSATVDVTTVERLSQTYLYRASLGLGSDNNSLLLRGEYNAADLRNLATGVGLNLPISCIQIRNRKGDHTNVNAMPRQPNPDWRYSASLRAGMHSSVHLEEAGILRAGPGGPDQQWPTVSSATPEPEAGEVSPPVGAGVNSNSWTFKYGPGNPKQSGPGELPDKFIIPGSPAIISIRQEPTNNQIDKSDFITFGKKEETKKKKKKKKGNKTQEKKEKGNSTTDNSDQ